The Leishmania mexicana MHOM/GT/2001/U1103 complete genome, chromosome 29 DNA window CGTCGGAAGCAGGGTAAGAAGGATGTTGTATTCTTCTGTGACCCCGTGATGGGTGACGACGGGAGACTGTACtgcaaggaggaggtggtggaagCGTACAGGGAGCTGCTCACACATGCGGACGTTGCAACGCCGAACTACTTCGAGGCGTCGATCCTGAGCACCGTGGAGGTGAAGGATCTCGCGTCAGCGATTGAGGCCGCTAACTGGTTTCACGCGCGGGGCACGCCTACCGTGGTGATTAAGTCCTTCGCAATGGCCGACGACCCGGCGCACCTCCGCTTTTTGCTCTCTTGCCGCGACAAGACGACCGGGTCGACGAAGCGCTACACGGGGGTGGTGCCGTACCACGAGGGGCGCTACACAGGGACGGGTGACGTCTTTGCAGCCTCGCTGGTGGCCTTTGCGCACAGCGACCCCATGGATTTGGCACTCGGCAAGGCCATGGGGGTGCTG harbors:
- a CDS encoding putative Pyridoxal kinase; the encoded protein is MADDKHVLSIQSHVTHGYVGNKAATFPLQLHGFDVDAINTVSLSNHSGYPVIKGHRMDLEEFTTIMEGLRANGFLSDYAYVLTGYINNKDIVRQVAATVTEIREARRKQGKKDVVFFCDPVMGDDGRLYCKEEVVEAYRELLTHADVATPNYFEASILSTVEVKDLASAIEAANWFHARGTPTVVIKSFAMADDPAHLRFLLSCRDKTTGSTKRYTGVVPYHEGRYTGTGDVFAASLVAFAHSDPMDLALGKAMGVLQDLIKATIERGGSGKATLNSRELRVTSYPDRLQHPSSVALVTPLP